From the genome of Bradyrhizobium sp. ORS 278:
GCCGATGTCGGACAGTCCGAGCGACAGGCCGTTGAGAGAGGCCAGCAGCGCGCCGCCGATGCCGGCGAGTGCCGCCGACATCGACCATGCCAGCGAGATCTGGTTGCTGGTGTGGATGCCGATCGCCAGCGCCGCCCGCGGATTGTCGGCCGTGCAGCGCTGCATCAGGCCGATCGGCGTCAGCTGGTAAAACGCCAGGAAGCCGACGCTGAGGCAGATCGAGAGCACGAACGCCGCGAGATAATTATAGGTGATGAAGATGCCGAAGACATCGAGCGCGCCGTCCGGGAACAAGCGCGGAAACGCAAGCTGATCCGGTCCCCAGACGGCCAGGCACACCGCCTTGACAAGGATCAGCATGCCGAGCGTCACCGTCATCACGGCGACCAGCGGCGCCTTCATCATGGGGCGCAGCACGAGCCGCTCCGAGGCGACACCGCAGCCCGCCATCAGGATCATCGCGCCGAGGAGCGCGACGTAAGGCGGCAGCCCGAGCTTCACCAGGCCATAGGTCAGGTAGGCCCCGAGCATCACGAAGGCGCCCTGCGCGAAGTTGACGACGCCGGAGCATTTGTAGATCAGCACGATGCCGAGCGCGATGAGCGCGTAGACGCTGCCGGTCGCGATGCCCGCGACCATGAGCTGCAGGGTGAACATCAGCATCACGGCTCTCCCAGATAGACGCGACGGACCGACGGATCGGACTGCACTTGCGCGGGCGATCCCTCGAAGATCCGCGCCCCGGCGGCCATCACGACGATGCGGTCGCAGGTCGCGTTGACCACGTCCATCTTGTGCTCGACCATCACGACCGCGCAGCCGACGCGGTCGCGAACCTCGCGAATGACGCCCGCCATCATCGCGCCCTCCTGGGCGGTGAGGCCGGCCACCGGCTCATCGAGCAGCAGGATCTGCGGCTGCGCGGCGAGCGCTCGCGCGAGATCGACGGCCTTGCGCATGCCGTAAGACAGGCTCTGGATCGGCTGGTGCGCGACCTCGGCGAGCCGCAGCGGCTGCAGAATGGTGCGGATCAGCTCGGCATCGCGCGCCCGCTCGCTGCGCAGCATGTCGCGCAGCTGCCGCATGGGATCACCATGCCGCACCGCCTGGCCGAGCTTGACGACGTCGAGCACCGTCAGATCGTGCAGCGAGGCCACGTTCTGGAACGTCCGCACCACGCCGCGGCGGATCAGTTCATGCGGCTGGCGCCCGAGCAGGTCGACCTCCTTCCAGGTGGCCTTGCCGCTCTGCGGCACATAGGCCCCCGACAGGCAGTTGATGAAGGTGGTCTTGCCGGCTCCGTTCGGGCCGATCAATCCGACGATCTCATGCGGCTCGACGTCGAGCGACATGCTGTCGACCGCCAGAACGCCCCCGAAACGGATGGACACATCTCTCGCGCGGAGAGCCATGGCCTCGACCCTTCCTCCCGTGACGCCGGCCTCCCTTGTCGGCCGGGAAGCTCTGTAAGCGTCGAACTGCGTCAACACACCCGGACAACGCGACGTCGTCAAGCGCGAGTTGCTGGACGCTTCGTTTTCCGCGCCGCGACAAGTGTCTCTTTCATGCGACGGAATACATGCGTCGCCATGCGACGACGCGCCGGAGCGCAATTGTCGCGCGCTCGACGGCAGCCTTCTCGAACAACGAAGAGGGACTCTCCTGCAGCGCACACAAACGGTCCGAGCGGAAACCGCGCTGGCCATGACGTGCCGACCGGTCCACCGGCGCGTGTCAGTTCCTTGCCGGAGCCAGCGCCAACACGATCGCGTCGGACAATTGACCGAGGCGAAACGGCTTGGCGAGAAGCGTGGTGGTGGCGCGAAAGTCCTCGGGCACCAGCGAGGGATCCGCGAAACCGGACATGAAGATGATGGGCAGGCCGGGCCACCTGCCCCGCACTTGGCGCGCGAGGTCGATTCCGGTCATGTCGCCGGGCAGGACGATATCCGTCAGCATGAGCGAGAACGGCCCCCGCCGTTCCAGTTCAGCGATCGCCATGGTCGCATTGATCACCACGACGGGATCGTATCCCATCGCGGACAGCATGGTGGAGGCCATGGCGCCGACCAGGACATTGTCCTCAACGACGAGAATCCGTTCGGCCGTCTCAGGCCGCGGCGGGCGCGATGCTCCGGGATTCGTCCGCTCGATCAGCGCCGGTCCTGCGCTCGGCAGATAGAGCGTGACGCGGGTGCCTTCCGCCACCCGGCTCGCGATCACCACCGTGCCGCCGGACTGCCTCGCAAAGCCGTAGACCATGCTCAGCCCGAGCCCGCTCCCCTTGCCGAACTCCTTGGTGGTGAAGAACGGCTCGAAGGCGCGGCGCACGATGTCGGGCGTCATGCCGGCGCCCTTGTCCGATACCGCGATCGTCACGTAGTCGCCGGCGTCGATGCGCTCGTCGCCGTCGTCGAGCGGCTGAGCGAGCACGGCATTCGCGGTCGTGATCGTGAGCCGTCCGCCTCCGGGCATCGCATCGCGCGCGTTGAGGGCGAGATTCAGCAGCGCGTTCTGCAGTTGCGTGGGATCGATCAGGCAGTGCCACAAGTCCGGATCCTGCACCAGCTCGATCGCGATGGTCTCGCCGAGCGTCCGCTGAAGGATCGTCGTCATGCCGCCGACCAGCTGATTGACGTCGGTGATCTGCGGCTGCAGCGTCTGCTTGCGCGCGAAGGCGAGCAGGCGCCGGTTGAGATCGGCGACCCGTTCGGCTGCCTCGATCGCCCGCTCGGCCATGCCGCGCGAGGCGGCCTCGCCCGGCGGCAACGTGTCGAGCAGAAGATCGAGATTGCCGAGCGTCGCCGCCAGCATGTTGTTGGAGTCGTGCGCGATGCCGCCGGCCAGTTGGCCGATGGCATCCATCTTCTGCGCCTGGCGCAACTCATCCTCGATGCGTTTGCGCTCGGTGATGTCGACCGACAGCACGACATAGCCGCGCACCGTGCCGTCCTGGGCGCGGTCGGGCACCCGGATGGTCTCGCACCAGCGCTCGCGACCGTCGGGAAAGGTGATCTTCTCCTCGCCGCGCATAGCGCGTCCGGCCAACGCCGACTCGATCTTCAGCCTCGCCTCTCCGGCCCGCAGCGGATCGATGAAATCGTCGACCTTGCGGCTGCGGATGGCCTGCGCCGGAGCCTGGGCATACCACTCCCGCGCGACGCGGTTGGCGAAGCGGATGCGGCCGTCGGCGCCGACCCGCACGATCAGCGCGGGCACGTTCTCGGTCACCAGCTGATACTGCTCCAGATTGTCCCGCACCGCCTGTTCGGACGCCGCGCGCAGCTGCCATTGCCGCGCGAGGCTGAAGCCGAATCCGACGATCAGCAGATTGAGCCCGGCGGCAACCGCGCTGTAGTACAGCGCGTTGTTCTTCCACCCCGCCAGATACTCCACCGGATGGCGCGCCACGGTGACGACGAGCGGCAGGCCGGCGACGCGCCGATAGCTGATGCTGCGGGACACCCCGTCGGTGACGCCGCTGCCTTCGAAGCTTCCGTAAGGGGCGAGCGGGAGAAATTGCGTGAACAGGCGATTGGAGCGAAGGTTGCGGCCGGCAAACGCGTCAGCGTTCGGCGTCCGCAGCAGGATCGTGCCGTCGTCGCGATACAGCGTCACGGTGCCGCGCTGCCCCACATTGAGCGACAGGAAGAACTGCCGGAGATTCTCGTAGTCGACCGGCACGAACACGACGCCTGCGAAGCGCCCGTCCGGCATGACGAAGGCGCGGCTCATCGCGATGAACAGACCGGTGTTGACGCGCGCGGCAACCGGAACGTCGATGAAAAGACCATGGTCCGGGTCGTCGCGCTGGACCTTGAAATAGGCCCGATCGGCGAAATTGTTCTCGCGGCCCGGACCGCCGTTCCCCTCGCTGTCGCCGAGCAGGTTGCCCTCGGCGTCGAGAACCGCGATGCCGCCGGCGACGGGATACGGCGCCACCCTGCGCTTGAGCTCACTGACGAGCGCGGGATTTCCGCGGGTGAGCAGCGACGGGTTGCGCTGCAGGCTGTCGATGGTGGTGCTCAACAGCAGCTCGACGCCCTGGATGTTGCGCAGCATGTATTCTTCGAGCGCGCGGGCAAGGTCGCCATTGGCCGCCTCGGTCGCCCGGTACGTCTCCCGATGATTGACGAACAGCATGTGCGCGACGAAGGCGTCACACAGCAGGGCGACGACCAGACCACTCAGCACGATGATCCGCGGCGTCCAGCGGCGTCTCATCCCGAACCGCGGCGCGCGGCGGATCAGGGCACGGACAATGCCGTCTCGTCGCGAGCCACGCCGATGGTCGGCAATCGTTGTGGTTGGGTCCAACATCAGCGCAGAACTTCAGGAAAGCGTCGAGCCGATTCCCCGGCGATGGGTCCCCGGGAGTCTCAGCCCAACTCCCGCCAATCTCCGGACGTCTTGCCGAGCCCGACGTTCCGGGCCCGCGCCTCGCGAGCAATCGCAGCGCCTGGATAGCATGGTTTCCGCGCGAATGTCATCTTTGCGGTATTTGATGACGCCGCGCCGACCGCGCCCGCTCACTTCAATGTCCGCGCCGGAAGCCAAGGCTCCCCTGTACCGCACGGGCTGGTGGGCGTGTCCGTTACGCGTGCCGGCGTGCGGCCGGGGTATGCATCGCCTCCTGCTCGCGGCGCAGCCGCACAGGGACCGTCTCGTCCATCGCGACGTCCGACCAGGTGATGCAAGGCGTCCTTGGCGACGGGACGAACCAGCCGGACCTGATGCGCCAGCCCCAGCGGAAGATAGCCATGGGCCAGAGAGGTCTCCGCCGGCGTCAGCCTGCCGAACACGGTGTAGCCGCCTTCCCCGTCGAGCACCTCACCGGGCGTGAGATCTCGCTTGGCGGTTGCGGCGACGTCGGCATTGAAGCAGGTCGCAACGCCGGTCGGCTCGCCGCAACAGGAGATCAGCGCAAAACCATCTGGAGCTTAAGTGCGCGTTGGAACCTATTGGTATGCTTAGCTTCTCACCGAGTCCACGACCGCGAACTCACTTCTCTCGAAGTCTCGCCGCACAGCCGTACGCGTCCACGTATAAACGATGATGAACGCTGCCACGAAGCCATAAATCATCGACGAAATCGCAATCAGTTTTGCACCTTGCGTGGGTCCAATTGAAGTCGCGGCCGCATCACCCAGTCCGTCAATGAATTGAATGACTTTATCGACGTGCACGAGGCCTAATCCTAGGATGATCTTCGTCAGCCAGTCGGACACCTCCTCGAGATTCGTATTGCCTCTATAGCGACCAATCCTCTGAGCAGCTGCTGTGTCTGGGCTAGACAAGGATTTCGGCACGGCAAACAAGAAGCCGATGATGGTACCACAGAAGAAAGCTGCTGCCGAGGCAAGCCAAAGCAAACAGAAGGTACGGATACCTTCCAAAAATTGGGCTTCCGACACAAAGCAGTAGACGAGCTCTACGACCCAACCACCTGCAACGGAGATCATGAAGTATTGGCCGGAAAAGCGATCATCTGGCATAGGCCTCGGCCTACTAAAAAGACCGCGCGACGTTCCTAAGGCGGCTCTATCTGAGAAGCTCGCAGCCGTTTGAGCCTGTGTGCCATCATGAGTGGCTCCGTCCGCACGCTCATTTTGCACCATGGCGCTACCTCCTATCTGGCCGACGCACCACATCTTAAAGTAGCGAGCCTTTCAATTGAAGACCTTCCGTTTCGGACAGCTTGGCACCGTGCGCGATCTGGCAAGATGGTGTTCCGCCCTCGAACCTACCGCCTGAGAATGAGCCGTCCGTACCCACCCGAGCAAACTGCCCGTCGTGCCAGTTTGCCGCATTCCGTCGAGCAAATCCGGCCTTGTGTCGTCGGGCAAATCAGATCGATGCTCCGCGCGTCTTCCGCTCACCGAAGGGGCGTTTCGCGATCGTCACGGACCGTGGAGCGGGAGATGCGGTGGCCGCGTGGGGTCGCAGTGCGCGTTTCGCGTGCGGACGAACGATCCCTTCGCGGACGGTCAAGCCGTGTGGTCCCGACACCCCGACGCTGGTGTCTTGGTCGGCGACGATGTCGATGACGGGGGCAAGCAAGCCCGGTCCCCTGGGAGAGCACGGAGCAGCCGTAAGATCCATCGCGCAGGGAAGGCCGGGTTGTTCGGCCAATCCTGTGGTGACTGCCGCCTGCTTTTTTGTCTGCAGGCGGGCCATGGGTGCGGCCCGCACCCGGCCTTCCCTGCGCCCTTCTCAGTTGAGGGCGTGCCTGAGAGCAAAGCTCGGACGCACAAACGCGCCGCGAGGCTGATGAGCCGCGCTTGCAGCTCGGAGGGGACCGGCACGTCCAAACATCCCTTTGCCGTCAAGTCGCAGCTGGTCCGTCGGTGACGCCTTGGATCCTTGCACATGCCATTCGCCCGAACGCACGCAATCGCCGCCCCCATGAACGCATCCCCGGCAGGGCCTATGCTGCAGGGACGTCACCGCAACTCATTTCGTCTTGTCGAGCGCCGGGTTTTCGTCTCTAATTCCCGCTGCAGCGCAGCTGCATTCCCGCACGCTCCGAGGCTGCAGCGTGCTCCCATGGCAATGATCGCCCTATCTCCCTGTGCGGAGAACGGCGGTGCTTGGCCGGTCTCCACGAGGGAAGCGGAGACCAGCATGATCCTCGACTCCTATCGTATCGACAAAGAGCCTTATTATCAGCCCGCGGGTCAGGAGATCGCCACCTTCACGGCGGCGTATCACGAGCGGCTGCCGGTGATGCTGAAAGGGCCGACCGGCTGCGGCAAGACCCGCTTCATCGAGCATATGGCCTGGCGGCTCGGCAAGCCCTTGATCACCGTCGCTGCGCATGAGGACATGACGGCAGCGGACCTCGCGGGACGCTATCTGCTGGAACCCGCCGGCACGGTCTGGCACGACGGCCCGCTGACGCTCGCCGTGCGGCACGGCGCGATCTGCTATCTCGACGAGATCGTCGAGGCGCGGCAGGATACCACGGTGGTGATCCATCCGCTGACCGACGCGCGCCGCATCCTGCCGCTCGACAAGCACAACGAGATCGTGCCGGCGCATCCCGACTTCCAGCTCACCATCTCCTACAATCCAGGCTATCAGAGCGCGGTCAAGGACCTCAAGGAATCGACCAAGCAACGCTTCATCGCGATCGATTTCGGCTATCCGCCGCCGGCCGCCGAGAGCGCGATCGTCGCCCGCGAGAGCGGCGCCGATGCCGATCTCGCACGCCTGCTGGTCAGCATCGCCGAGCGCTCGCGCAACCTGCAGGGTCACGGGCTCGACGAGGGCGCCTCGACCCGGATGCTCATCCACACCGGCCGCATGGTGCGCGCTGGCCTGCCGCTGCAGGACGCCGTGCAATCCGGCATCGTGCTGCCGATCACCGACAATCCGGATATCCGCGTCGCGCTCTCCGACGCGATCGCGGCGTGCCTGCCGTGAGCGCGGCGCCGCTGCAGCTGGTGAGCGGCGCGGAAGGGCACACCCGCACGCTGCATCTGTGGATGCGCCAGCGCGAGACGTTGCGGCCGTTGTTCATTGCCGCGTGGGACACGCTGTCGCGCCGCTTCGATCCGCCCGTGATGGAGGCATGGGCCGGCGCGGTGCTCACTCTCGCCAACGTCAATGCAGGCGCGGCCTGCCTGATCGCCTATTGGGATGCGAGCACCAGCGACGCCGCGGACGAGATCGCGCCGCTGCTCGGCGCCGCGCAGGCCGCCGCCGAGATCTGCCGCCATGCCGGCGCGCCGGCGGCGACCAGCGCCTTGAAGGCGCTGCCCGCCGCGCGCCGCATCCTCGGGCGCGGCGCGGCGCTATCGCGCTGGTGGCGGACGATGACGGCGCTGGCAACCCAGGCGCCGGAGTCGCTCGCGGCCGCGGCGGGCCACATGCCCGAGATCCTGCGGCCGGGCACGATCGAGGCGTTCGAAAGCTTTGTCGCCTCCGGCCTGCGCGCTGCCGCCGGCGACCGCCGCAAGCGGCTCGCGTTTTTTTCGCTGCAGGACGAGCTGGCGCTGCGGCTGATCGCGCGCGATCCCGGCGCGGTGACGTTCGCCGACGTCGAGACCGAGCTGAAGGCTTTTCTCACGGCGTTGTTCGGCGAGGTGCCGCTGCTGCGAAGCATGGCGGTGGACGGCGGCCAGACGCCGCAACGCCGCGTGGCGATCGCTGGGCCGCTGATCCGCCTGCCCGAGATCTATCGCGGCACGCAAGGCGCGGCGGCGCGCGCGTTGTTTCGCGCGGCCGCGGCCCATGCGCAGGCGCATCTCGTGCTCGGACGCGCGCGCTTTGCTGTCGGGCAGCTCAAGCCGCTGCAGCTCGCACTGGTCAACCTGATCGAGGACGCCCGCGTCGAAACGCTTGCGATGCGCGACTTTTCGGGCCTGCGGCGGCTGTGGGCGCCATACCATGTCGCCGTCCCGACCAGCGTCGCGACGGCGCCGATGCTGCTGGCACGGCTGGCGCGCGCCTTGTTCGATCCGTCCTATCGCGATGAGGACGGCTTCGTCAGCAAGGGCCGCGCGCTGTTCACCGCGGCGCTGCCGCGCCTCGACGATCACGCCATCAGCCGCGAGATCGGCATGCTGCTCGGCAACGATCTCGGCCAGATGCGCGTGCAGTTCAACGCCAAGACCTATGTCGTCGAGCCGCTCTATCGCGACGATGGTCTCGGCCTGTGGGAGTTCGACGGCGATGCGGCTCCGTCGGCCGAGGTGCTCGAGCTGTTCATCGATGCGGTCAGACCGGAGCAGCAGGAGAGCGAGAGCGGCGAACGGCGCGAGCAGGATGAGGACAACGCGGCGGCCGAGCCCGGACGCGCCCGCCCCGTCGCGCCGGACGCGCGCGGCGTCATGCTGGCGCGCTATCCGGAATGGGATCGCGTCGATGCGATCGAGCGGCCGGACTGGACCACTGTGCGCGAGGTCGCGGCCGGAAGCGGCGGCTCGCATGCCATCGAGGACGCACTGGAGCAGGCCAGCAGCTTGCGCAGCCGTGTCGCGCGGCTGGTCCGCGCCGTCCGCATCGGCCGCACCGTTCGGCTGAAGCGCCAGCAGGACGGCCACGACCTCGACCTCGACGCCGTGCTCGACGCCGGGATCGCGCTCCGCGGCGGCGAGATGCCGGATCCGCGCGTCTTCCGGTCGGCCAAGGCGCTGCATCGCGACCTCTCGGCGCTGCTGCTGATCGACGTGTCGGAATCGACACGCGACCGTCTGGCGTCGGGCGCGACGGTCCTCGATCTCGAACGCCTGGCCGTCGCTCTGCTGGCCGAGGCGATGGACCAGCTCGGCGACACGTTCGGGCTGCTCGCATTCGCCTCCGACGGCCGCGACGACATCCGGATGACGAGCATCAAGAACTTCGGCGAAGCCTATGACCGCGATTGCCGCGCAAGGCTCGCGGGCCTCGTGTCCGGACTGTCCACACGTCTGGGCGCGGCATTGCGCCATGCCGGCGCCGTGCTCGGCGTAGCAACAAGCAGCCGCAAGCTGCTGATCGTGCTCACCGACGGCGAGCCGTCCGACATCGACGTCTCCGATCCGCTCGACCTGATCGAGGACGCCCGTCGCGCCGCGCTCGGGCTGCACGCGCAGGGCATCGATGCCTATGGCGTCGTGCTTGGCCGGGCCGGCGCGGAGGCCGCGACGCGCGTCTTCGGCCGCGGCAACACCATGCTGGTGCACCGGGTCGAGGATCTGCCGGCGCGGCTGTCCGAACTCTATTTCAGGCTGGCGCGGCGATGAGGCTATTTGCGCCGGCGCGACAACGTCACGCCCAGCGCGGCCGCCGCTGCGACGTGGAACGCCGCATCCGTTGCGCGCGACAAGGTGCCGCCATCGGGGGCCAGGATGCGCAGCACGAGACCCGCATCGTTCGGGGCACGCGACGCGCCGGCCAGCGCCCCGCAACCATCCGCAGCCTGTTGCAAGCTCTTGACCGACGGCAGCCGGTCGGGCGGCGCGACGATGATGAGATTGGCTGCGGCCGCGAACGGGCCGAGCGCGCCATGCAGCTCGTCGCCACTGACGCGGCCGGCATCGTGCAGCAGCAGATGGCCATCGGGACGCAGCACCCGCAGCCGGCCGGAGAACTCACTGAAGGCGCGGCCGCTCGCGCGCGGATCGTGCACGGCGAAGCCGTCGGCGACGCAGAGCACGGCATCGTCCGCCACGGTCGCAACCGTATCGAGCGCGAGCTCGGCACCGGGAAACAGCACGTAGGGATCGGTGGTGATCGCGCAGAATGCGCCGCTGTCGACAGTGATCGTCTGGCGCTGCAGCGCGCCGATGCCACGGCCGTCATGAACAACCGTCGCCGCCTGCGTGGTCAGATGGAAGGCCGCGTCGCGCGCGACGCTCACGTCGAGCGCAATTCGATCGCCGGCATAGAGGCCGCCGGACGCCGATTGAAGATACAAGGTCAGCAGATCCGGCCGCGCGGCGTCGAGATGGAACCCGCGGGTGACGTGCAAGGGATAGCCGACATTCTGACGTCGCAGCACGCTGCGGCCGCCGGCATGATCGACGGACAGCGCGGCCTCGACCGCGCGGCCCTCAGACGCGGAACAGGACTGCAGCGGAGATCGCATCGGCGACCGCCTCCACGCCAGTGCCGGACTTCAGATTGGTGGCGATCACCGGCCGTCCACCGCGCACCTGCCGCGCCTCCTCCAGCATGCGGCCGAGATCGACACCGACATGCGGCGCGAGGTCCATCTTGTTGACGACGAGGAGATCACAGCGCAGCAGGCCGGGTCCGCGCTTGCGCGGGATGTCGTCGCCGCCGGCGACGTCGATGACGAAGATCCACCAGTCGACGAGGTCGAGCGAGAAGGTCGAGGCGAGATTGTCGCCGCCGGACTCGAAGAGGATCAGCTCGACACCCGGAAAGCGCGCCTCGAGCTCGTCGCCGGCGGCGATGTTGAGCGTGGGATCCTCGCGGATCACGGTGTGCGGACAGGCCCCGGCCTCGACCGCCGACACCCTCTCCGGATCGATCAGGCCGGAACGGCGCAGCCGCTCGGCGTCCTCCTTGGTGACGAGATCGTTGGTGACGACGGCGAAATCGATGCCCCGCCGCTGCAGCACCGGGATCAGCGCCTCGATCAGCGCGGTCTTTCCCGAGCCGACCGGGCCGCCGATGCCGACCCGCGCCGCGCCGGCCG
Proteins encoded in this window:
- a CDS encoding ABC transporter ATP-binding protein yields the protein MSIRFGGVLAVDSMSLDVEPHEIVGLIGPNGAGKTTFINCLSGAYVPQSGKATWKEVDLLGRQPHELIRRGVVRTFQNVASLHDLTVLDVVKLGQAVRHGDPMRQLRDMLRSERARDAELIRTILQPLRLAEVAHQPIQSLSYGMRKAVDLARALAAQPQILLLDEPVAGLTAQEGAMMAGVIREVRDRVGCAVVMVEHKMDVVNATCDRIVVMAAGARIFEGSPAQVQSDPSVRRVYLGEP
- a CDS encoding nitric oxide reductase activation protein NorD; this translates as MPAVSAAPLQLVSGAEGHTRTLHLWMRQRETLRPLFIAAWDTLSRRFDPPVMEAWAGAVLTLANVNAGAACLIAYWDASTSDAADEIAPLLGAAQAAAEICRHAGAPAATSALKALPAARRILGRGAALSRWWRTMTALATQAPESLAAAAGHMPEILRPGTIEAFESFVASGLRAAAGDRRKRLAFFSLQDELALRLIARDPGAVTFADVETELKAFLTALFGEVPLLRSMAVDGGQTPQRRVAIAGPLIRLPEIYRGTQGAAARALFRAAAAHAQAHLVLGRARFAVGQLKPLQLALVNLIEDARVETLAMRDFSGLRRLWAPYHVAVPTSVATAPMLLARLARALFDPSYRDEDGFVSKGRALFTAALPRLDDHAISREIGMLLGNDLGQMRVQFNAKTYVVEPLYRDDGLGLWEFDGDAAPSAEVLELFIDAVRPEQQESESGERREQDEDNAAAEPGRARPVAPDARGVMLARYPEWDRVDAIERPDWTTVREVAAGSGGSHAIEDALEQASSLRSRVARLVRAVRIGRTVRLKRQQDGHDLDLDAVLDAGIALRGGEMPDPRVFRSAKALHRDLSALLLIDVSESTRDRLASGATVLDLERLAVALLAEAMDQLGDTFGLLAFASDGRDDIRMTSIKNFGEAYDRDCRARLAGLVSGLSTRLGAALRHAGAVLGVATSSRKLLIVLTDGEPSDIDVSDPLDLIEDARRAALGLHAQGIDAYGVVLGRAGAEAATRVFGRGNTMLVHRVEDLPARLSELYFRLARR
- a CDS encoding CbbQ/NirQ/NorQ/GpvN family protein, translated to MILDSYRIDKEPYYQPAGQEIATFTAAYHERLPVMLKGPTGCGKTRFIEHMAWRLGKPLITVAAHEDMTAADLAGRYLLEPAGTVWHDGPLTLAVRHGAICYLDEIVEARQDTTVVIHPLTDARRILPLDKHNEIVPAHPDFQLTISYNPGYQSAVKDLKESTKQRFIAIDFGYPPPAAESAIVARESGADADLARLLVSIAERSRNLQGHGLDEGASTRMLIHTGRMVRAGLPLQDAVQSGIVLPITDNPDIRVALSDAIAACLP
- a CDS encoding branched-chain amino acid ABC transporter permease, which translates into the protein MLMFTLQLMVAGIATGSVYALIALGIVLIYKCSGVVNFAQGAFVMLGAYLTYGLVKLGLPPYVALLGAMILMAGCGVASERLVLRPMMKAPLVAVMTVTLGMLILVKAVCLAVWGPDQLAFPRLFPDGALDVFGIFITYNYLAAFVLSICLSVGFLAFYQLTPIGLMQRCTADNPRAALAIGIHTSNQISLAWSMSAALAGIGGALLASLNGLSLGLSDIGLVAFPVIVLGGLTSLTGALVAGLLLGVLQALTDGLLTPVAEQFLRTHTSIYSAGALQQVVPYALLVVVLLVRPEGIFGQRGTERL
- a CDS encoding ATP-binding protein; translated protein: MLDPTTTIADHRRGSRRDGIVRALIRRAPRFGMRRRWTPRIIVLSGLVVALLCDAFVAHMLFVNHRETYRATEAANGDLARALEEYMLRNIQGVELLLSTTIDSLQRNPSLLTRGNPALVSELKRRVAPYPVAGGIAVLDAEGNLLGDSEGNGGPGRENNFADRAYFKVQRDDPDHGLFIDVPVAARVNTGLFIAMSRAFVMPDGRFAGVVFVPVDYENLRQFFLSLNVGQRGTVTLYRDDGTILLRTPNADAFAGRNLRSNRLFTQFLPLAPYGSFEGSGVTDGVSRSISYRRVAGLPLVVTVARHPVEYLAGWKNNALYYSAVAAGLNLLIVGFGFSLARQWQLRAASEQAVRDNLEQYQLVTENVPALIVRVGADGRIRFANRVAREWYAQAPAQAIRSRKVDDFIDPLRAGEARLKIESALAGRAMRGEEKITFPDGRERWCETIRVPDRAQDGTVRGYVVLSVDITERKRIEDELRQAQKMDAIGQLAGGIAHDSNNMLAATLGNLDLLLDTLPPGEAASRGMAERAIEAAERVADLNRRLLAFARKQTLQPQITDVNQLVGGMTTILQRTLGETIAIELVQDPDLWHCLIDPTQLQNALLNLALNARDAMPGGGRLTITTANAVLAQPLDDGDERIDAGDYVTIAVSDKGAGMTPDIVRRAFEPFFTTKEFGKGSGLGLSMVYGFARQSGGTVVIASRVAEGTRVTLYLPSAGPALIERTNPGASRPPRPETAERILVVEDNVLVGAMASTMLSAMGYDPVVVINATMAIAELERRGPFSLMLTDIVLPGDMTGIDLARQVRGRWPGLPIIFMSGFADPSLVPEDFRATTTLLAKPFRLGQLSDAIVLALAPARN
- a CDS encoding urease accessory protein UreD, which encodes MRSPLQSCSASEGRAVEAALSVDHAGGRSVLRRQNVGYPLHVTRGFHLDAARPDLLTLYLQSASGGLYAGDRIALDVSVARDAAFHLTTQAATVVHDGRGIGALQRQTITVDSGAFCAITTDPYVLFPGAELALDTVATVADDAVLCVADGFAVHDPRASGRAFSEFSGRLRVLRPDGHLLLHDAGRVSGDELHGALGPFAAAANLIIVAPPDRLPSVKSLQQAADGCGALAGASRAPNDAGLVLRILAPDGGTLSRATDAAFHVAAAAALGVTLSRRRK
- the ureG gene encoding urease accessory protein UreG; this encodes MLQTLRQADAQVTAGAARVGIGGPVGSGKTALIEALIPVLQRRGIDFAVVTNDLVTKEDAERLRRSGLIDPERVSAVEAGACPHTVIREDPTLNIAAGDELEARFPGVELILFESGGDNLASTFSLDLVDWWIFVIDVAGGDDIPRKRGPGLLRCDLLVVNKMDLAPHVGVDLGRMLEEARQVRGGRPVIATNLKSGTGVEAVADAISAAVLFRV